From a single Plutella xylostella chromosome 5, ilPluXylo3.1, whole genome shotgun sequence genomic region:
- the LOC105394101 gene encoding kinesin-like protein Klp10A isoform X3, with amino-acid sequence MDDGTIKIQAGININIKRTDGRVHSAIVSGVNLESRSVTVEWYERGETKGKEVEIDAILALNPELVVPPARPTPHLQPMPNKLARDPSGSSSDDGCARDADDAAAGTTLPGRGSRSDMTRQSIPVATKAPPRVTRNNQMRLSNVGGAYMNGHAGDTTGRRGAENVPPAQPPPPVANSRVTQQFNASSVGGGAASARTAAASSTVSVPHTVASGAVRRSNVVKEVERLKENREKRRQRQAELKEEKEALMNMDPGNPNWEFLAMIREYTMSLDFRPLTGNEPVEDHQITVCVRKRPLNKKELNRKEVDVISVPSKDQMIVHEPKNKVDLTKFLENQKFRFDYAFDDSCTNEIVYKYTAKPLVQTIFEGGMATCFAYGQTGSGKTHTMGGDFQGKTQDCKKGIYAMAARDVFAYLKSPKYRPLNLIVSASFFEIYSGKVFDLLADKAKLRVLEDGKQQVQIVGLTEKVVDNTDEVLKLIQHGNAARTSGQTSANSNSSRSHAVFQIVVRSPGMHRVHGKFSLIDLAGNERGADTSSANRQTRMEGAEINKSLLALKECIRALGMKGSHLPFRASKLTQVLRDSFIGDKSRTCMIAMISPAMSSCEHSLNTLRYADRVKELGTESGSRGRAESPQADVEMEPAQDDLAQLRSLNEGDMSAEMYTFHEAISELQRAEDEVLDNHKAIVDYLAHALQRTSALLQLTRDVDYDQDGVFAARSKRLRPLHAHRYSHRSARKIGPTIDHTPCSEGVASRLK; translated from the exons GACGCGTCCACTCGGCCATCGTCTCCGGGGTGAACCTGGAGAGCCGCTCGGTGACGGTGGAATGGTACGAGCGCGGCGAGACCAAGGGCAAGGAGGTGGAGATCGATGCCATCCTCGCGCTGAACCCCGAGCTGGTGGTGCCGCCCGCGCGTCCCACGCCGCACCTGCAGCCCATGCCTAACAAGCTGGCCCGG GATCCGTCGGGGTCGTCGTCGGACGACGGGTGCGCGCGCGACGCGGACGACGCCGCCGCGGGGACCACGCTGCCCGGCCGCGGCTCCAGATCG gACATGACGCGGCAATCCATACCAGTGGCGACTAAAG CACCACCTCGCGTGACGCGCAACAACCAGATGCGGCTATCCAATGTGGGCGGGGCGTACATGAATGGGCACGCGGGGGACACGACGGGGAGGCGGGGGGCGGAGAATGTGCCGCccgcgcagccgccgccgccggtggCCAATAGCAGGGTCACGCAGCAG TTCAACGCGTCAAGcgtgggcggcggcgcggcgtcgGCGCGGACGGCGGCGGCCTCCAGCACTGTCTCAGTACCACACACCGTGGCTTCAGGGGCTGTCAGACGGTCTAATGTGGTGAAGGAAGTGGAGAGACTCAAGGAGAATAGGGAGAAGAGGAGGCAACGGCAGGCCGAGTTGAAGGAGGAAAAG GAGGCGCTAATGAACATGGACCCCGGCAACCCCAACTGGGAGTTCCTGGCGATGATCAGAGAGTACACGATGTCTCTGGACTTCCGTCCGCTGACGGGCAACGAGCCGGTCGAGGACCACCAGATCACCGTGTGTGTGAGAAAGAGGCCGCTGAATAAGAAGGAGTTGAATAGGAAGGAg GTGGACGTGATCAGCGTGCCGTCCAAGGACCAGATGATCGTGCACGAGCCCAAGAACAAGGTGGACCTCACCAAGTTCCTCGAGAACCAGAAGTTCCGCTTCGACTACGCGTTCGACGACTCGTGCACGAACGAGATTGTCTACAA ATACACGGCCAAGCCATTGGTGCAGACGATCTTCGAGGGCGGCATGGCCACGTGCTTCGCGTACGGACAGACCGGCTCCGGCAAGACGCACACCATGGGCGGGGACTTCCAG GGTAAGACACAAGACTGCAAGAAGGGCATCTACGCGATGGCGGCGCGCGACGTGTTCGCGTACCTCAAGTCGCCCAAGTACCGCCCGCTCAACCTCATCGTGTCCGCCTCCTTCTTCGAAATATACTCGGGGAAG GTGTTCGACCTGCTAGCGGACAAGGCAAAACTCCGAGTGTTGGAAGACGGCAAGCAGCAGGTGCAGATAGTGGGGCTCACGGAGAAGGTGGTGGACAACACGGACGAGGTGCTGAAGCTCATCCAgcacggcaacgccgccaggACCTCGGGCCAG ACGTCAGCGAACTCGAACTCGTCGCGCTCGCACGCCGTGTTCCAGATCGTGGTGCGCTCGCCGGGCATGCACCGCGTGCACGGCAAGTTCTCGCTCATCGACCTCGCGGGCAACGAGCGCGGCGCAGACACCTCCTCCGCCAACCGCCAGACAA GAATGGAAGGCGCAGAGATCAACAAGTCCCTCCTAGCTCTCAAAGAGTGCATCCGCGCCCTAGGGATGAAAGGCAGCCATCTCCCCTTCCGCGCGTCCAAGCTGACACAAGTACTGCGGGACTCGTTCATCGGGGACAAGAGCCGCACCTGCATGATCGCCATGATATCTCCTGCTATGAGCTCTTGTGAACATTCGTTGAACACGCTCCGATATGCTGACAG AGTAAAGGAGCTAGGCACGGAGTCAGGGTCACGCGGGCGCGCCGAGTCCCCTCAAGCTGATGTGGAGATGGAGCCCGCACAGGACGACTTAGCACAACTGCGGTCACTTAAT GAAGGCGACATGTCAGCCGAGATGTACACGTTCCACGAGGCCATCTCCGAGCTGCAACGAGCTGAAGACGAAGTGCTCGACAACCACAAGGCCATCGTGGACTACCTCGCGCACGCGCTGCAACGCACCTCCGCGCTGCTGCAGCTCACTAGAGACGTGGACTACGACCAGGACG GTGTGTTCGCGGCGCGCAGCAAGCGACTGCGTCCGTTGCACGCTCACAGATACAGCCACAGGAGCGCCCGCAAGATAGGTCCGACCATAGACCACACTCCTTGTTCTGAGGGTGTAGCGTCAcgcttaaaataa
- the LOC105394101 gene encoding kinesin-like protein Klp10A isoform X1, protein MDDGTIKIQAGININIKRTDGRVHSAIVSGVNLESRSVTVEWYERGETKGKEVEIDAILALNPELVVPPARPTPHLQPMPNKLARDPSGSSSDDGCARDADDAAAGTTLPGRGSRSDMTRQSIPVATKAPPRVTRNNQMRLSNVGGAYMNGHAGDTTGRRGAENVPPAQPPPPVANSRVTQQFNASSVGGGAASARTAAASSTVSVPHTVASGAVRRSNVVKEVERLKENREKRRQRQAELKEEKEALMNMDPGNPNWEFLAMIREYTMSLDFRPLTGNEPVEDHQITVCVRKRPLNKKELNRKEVDVISVPSKDQMIVHEPKNKVDLTKFLENQKFRFDYAFDDSCTNEIVYKYTAKPLVQTIFEGGMATCFAYGQTGSGKTHTMGGDFQGKTQDCKKGIYAMAARDVFAYLKSPKYRPLNLIVSASFFEIYSGKVFDLLADKAKLRVLEDGKQQVQIVGLTEKVVDNTDEVLKLIQHGNAARTSGQTSANSNSSRSHAVFQIVVRSPGMHRVHGKFSLIDLAGNERGADTSSANRQTRMEGAEINKSLLALKECIRALGMKGSHLPFRASKLTQVLRDSFIGDKSRTCMIAMISPAMSSCEHSLNTLRYADRVKELGTESGSRGRAESPQADVEMEPAQDDLAQLRSLNEGDMSAEMYTFHEAISELQRAEDEVLDNHKAIVDYLAHALQRTSALLQLTRDVDYDQDAYATQWEELLNEQLAVMAQSRDLVAEFRQKMQQEEHISRRMQPPRH, encoded by the exons GACGCGTCCACTCGGCCATCGTCTCCGGGGTGAACCTGGAGAGCCGCTCGGTGACGGTGGAATGGTACGAGCGCGGCGAGACCAAGGGCAAGGAGGTGGAGATCGATGCCATCCTCGCGCTGAACCCCGAGCTGGTGGTGCCGCCCGCGCGTCCCACGCCGCACCTGCAGCCCATGCCTAACAAGCTGGCCCGG GATCCGTCGGGGTCGTCGTCGGACGACGGGTGCGCGCGCGACGCGGACGACGCCGCCGCGGGGACCACGCTGCCCGGCCGCGGCTCCAGATCG gACATGACGCGGCAATCCATACCAGTGGCGACTAAAG CACCACCTCGCGTGACGCGCAACAACCAGATGCGGCTATCCAATGTGGGCGGGGCGTACATGAATGGGCACGCGGGGGACACGACGGGGAGGCGGGGGGCGGAGAATGTGCCGCccgcgcagccgccgccgccggtggCCAATAGCAGGGTCACGCAGCAG TTCAACGCGTCAAGcgtgggcggcggcgcggcgtcgGCGCGGACGGCGGCGGCCTCCAGCACTGTCTCAGTACCACACACCGTGGCTTCAGGGGCTGTCAGACGGTCTAATGTGGTGAAGGAAGTGGAGAGACTCAAGGAGAATAGGGAGAAGAGGAGGCAACGGCAGGCCGAGTTGAAGGAGGAAAAG GAGGCGCTAATGAACATGGACCCCGGCAACCCCAACTGGGAGTTCCTGGCGATGATCAGAGAGTACACGATGTCTCTGGACTTCCGTCCGCTGACGGGCAACGAGCCGGTCGAGGACCACCAGATCACCGTGTGTGTGAGAAAGAGGCCGCTGAATAAGAAGGAGTTGAATAGGAAGGAg GTGGACGTGATCAGCGTGCCGTCCAAGGACCAGATGATCGTGCACGAGCCCAAGAACAAGGTGGACCTCACCAAGTTCCTCGAGAACCAGAAGTTCCGCTTCGACTACGCGTTCGACGACTCGTGCACGAACGAGATTGTCTACAA ATACACGGCCAAGCCATTGGTGCAGACGATCTTCGAGGGCGGCATGGCCACGTGCTTCGCGTACGGACAGACCGGCTCCGGCAAGACGCACACCATGGGCGGGGACTTCCAG GGTAAGACACAAGACTGCAAGAAGGGCATCTACGCGATGGCGGCGCGCGACGTGTTCGCGTACCTCAAGTCGCCCAAGTACCGCCCGCTCAACCTCATCGTGTCCGCCTCCTTCTTCGAAATATACTCGGGGAAG GTGTTCGACCTGCTAGCGGACAAGGCAAAACTCCGAGTGTTGGAAGACGGCAAGCAGCAGGTGCAGATAGTGGGGCTCACGGAGAAGGTGGTGGACAACACGGACGAGGTGCTGAAGCTCATCCAgcacggcaacgccgccaggACCTCGGGCCAG ACGTCAGCGAACTCGAACTCGTCGCGCTCGCACGCCGTGTTCCAGATCGTGGTGCGCTCGCCGGGCATGCACCGCGTGCACGGCAAGTTCTCGCTCATCGACCTCGCGGGCAACGAGCGCGGCGCAGACACCTCCTCCGCCAACCGCCAGACAA GAATGGAAGGCGCAGAGATCAACAAGTCCCTCCTAGCTCTCAAAGAGTGCATCCGCGCCCTAGGGATGAAAGGCAGCCATCTCCCCTTCCGCGCGTCCAAGCTGACACAAGTACTGCGGGACTCGTTCATCGGGGACAAGAGCCGCACCTGCATGATCGCCATGATATCTCCTGCTATGAGCTCTTGTGAACATTCGTTGAACACGCTCCGATATGCTGACAG AGTAAAGGAGCTAGGCACGGAGTCAGGGTCACGCGGGCGCGCCGAGTCCCCTCAAGCTGATGTGGAGATGGAGCCCGCACAGGACGACTTAGCACAACTGCGGTCACTTAAT GAAGGCGACATGTCAGCCGAGATGTACACGTTCCACGAGGCCATCTCCGAGCTGCAACGAGCTGAAGACGAAGTGCTCGACAACCACAAG GCCATCGTGGACTACCTCGCGCACGCGCTGCAACGCACCTCCGCGCTGCTGCAGCTCACTAGAGACGTGGACTACGACCAGGACG CGTACGCGACGCAATGGGAGGAACTCCTGAACGAACAGCTAGCGGTGATGGCGCAGTCACGTGACCTCGTGGCCGAGTTCAGACAGAAGATGCAACAGGAAGAGCATATCTCACGCCGTATGCAACCGCCACGGCACTAG